Proteins from a genomic interval of Nasonia vitripennis strain AsymCx chromosome 3, Nvit_psr_1.1, whole genome shotgun sequence:
- the LOC100115114 gene encoding acyl-CoA Delta(11) desaturase — protein sequence MPAERMDDYKRDIHWPTVLYYIHLHALGFYGAILLLTEAKWLTVFFTLFIILIAGLGITLGAHRLWAHGAFEASGFVRGFLMVAHTLAGVGNIYDWVLAHRTHHKFYGTSRDPYNHKKGFWYSHLLSNVLSTHPDKERMDKDIDMCDVDYDGYVWVQRWFYWLLFPVVGLLLPINAPAEYWGESIKNTVFILGFFRLAVTTNFSWLVNSAMLVWGLKPGDKFPADDNTIFLLNKSYWPNYHYLLPWDYKCGEFGNYDRGCSTFFIKMWENLGLVDSLKTASSESIRDALYRAASQKLDVPEALESVKKIADEETIKAKLRYHH from the exons ATGCCGGCGGAGCGGATGGACGATTACAAGAGGGACATACATTGGCCGACCGTTTTGTATTACATACATCTACACGCCCTTGGATTCTATGGAGCCATCCTGCTGCTTACCGAGGCTAAATGGTTGACTGTATTCTTCA CGCTGTTCATAATTTTGATCGCCGGACTGGGCATCACGCTCGGCGCTCACAGACTATGGGCCCACGGCGCGTTCGAGGCGTCGGGCTTCGTTCGAGGCTTCCTGATGGTGGCGCACACGCTGGCCGGTGTG GGTAACATCTACGACTGGGTACTGGCGCACAGAACTCACCACAAGTTCTACGGAACCTCGAGGGACCCTTACAACCACAAGAAGGGCTTCTGGTACAGCCACCTCCTGTCCAACGTTCTCTCGACTCACCCGGACAAGGAGCGAATGGACAAGGACATCGACATGTGCGACGTCGACTACGACGGCTACGTCTGGGTTCAAAGATG GTTCTACTGGCTGCTCTTCCCGGTGGTCGGTCTCCTGCTACCGATCAACGCACCGGCCGAGTACTGGGGCGAGTCGATCAAGAACACCGTCTTCATCCTCGGCTTCTTCCGTCTGGCCGTCACGACGAATTTCTCCTGGCTGGTGAACAGCGCGATGCTCGTCTGGGGCCTGAAACCCGGAGACAA ATTCCCCGCCGACGACAACACGATCTTCCTGCTGAACAAGTCCTACTGGCCGAACTACCACTACCTGCTGCCCTGGGACTACAAGTGCGGCGAGTTCGGCAACTACGACCGCGGCTGCAGCACCTTCTTCATCAAGATGTGGGAGAACCTCGGCCTCGTCGACTCCCTCAAGACGGCCTCGAGCGAGTCGATCCGCGACGCTCTCTATCGCGCTGCCAGTCAGAAACTCGACGTGCCCGAGGCTCTCGAGTCCGTGAAGAAGATCGCCGACGAGGAGACGATCAAGGCCAAGCTTCGCTACCATCACTGA